In Elusimicrobiota bacterium, one DNA window encodes the following:
- a CDS encoding septation protein SpoVG family protein: protein MEISEIRVTLRNEDKLKAFVTVTFDKCFAVRNMKIVEGDKGVMLCMPSRKLPDGTFKDVAHPINADFRTYLEKRIFTAYEDEVKRAPPGGPAAAPKEA from the coding sequence ATGGAAATCAGCGAGATTCGCGTTACGCTGCGCAACGAGGACAAGCTCAAAGCGTTTGTCACGGTCACCTTTGACAAATGCTTCGCCGTCCGCAACATGAAAATCGTGGAAGGCGACAAGGGCGTGATGCTCTGCATGCCGTCCCGCAAGCTCCCCGACGGAACTTTTAAAGACGTGGCCCACCCCATCAACGCGGATTTTCGGACTTATTTGGAGAAGCGGATTTTCACGGCCTACGAGGACGAGGTGAAGCGCGCCCCGCCGGGCGGCCCGGCGGCCGCTCCCAAAGAGGCCTAA
- the tsaB gene encoding tRNA (adenosine(37)-N6)-threonylcarbamoyltransferase complex dimerization subunit type 1 TsaB, which yields MKVLGIESTGSRLGVCLWEDFRVRAAKTLPAGDSHSEHLLPTLHDLFKKVPWTPQDLDVVAVDVGPGRFTGIRLGVSAARTLSFILQKPLVEVTSLETLAASGSGWQTGKSFVWNFREDMLCVLMDALRGDVYMAVWRFHKVTEKNRRGVPSGRSYHTFGHHFKLVHAPTLFPFDRFLDFFQNCFQAQSLLFVGSAANRYRKELSKAFGRRARFVPGISEPDPHWVAALGSEKFFRREMKSFNQVRPLYLRPSYAEEAAAKAR from the coding sequence ATGAAAGTTTTGGGCATTGAATCGACGGGAAGCCGGTTGGGCGTCTGCCTCTGGGAGGATTTCCGCGTGCGGGCGGCCAAAACCCTGCCCGCCGGCGACTCCCACAGCGAACACCTGTTGCCGACCTTGCACGACTTGTTCAAAAAAGTCCCCTGGACTCCCCAGGACCTGGACGTGGTGGCCGTGGACGTGGGCCCCGGCCGCTTCACCGGGATCCGCCTCGGCGTGTCCGCGGCGCGGACGTTGTCCTTCATCCTCCAAAAACCCCTGGTCGAGGTGACCAGCCTCGAAACCCTCGCGGCCAGCGGTTCCGGCTGGCAGACGGGGAAATCTTTCGTCTGGAATTTCCGGGAAGACATGTTGTGCGTTTTGATGGACGCCCTGCGGGGGGACGTCTACATGGCGGTGTGGCGGTTCCACAAGGTCACGGAAAAAAACCGCCGCGGGGTTCCCTCGGGGCGCTCCTACCACACCTTCGGCCACCACTTCAAACTGGTCCACGCGCCGACGCTTTTTCCCTTCGACCGTTTCCTGGATTTCTTCCAGAACTGCTTCCAGGCCCAGTCCCTGCTTTTCGTCGGGTCCGCGGCCAACCGCTACCGGAAGGAATTGTCCAAGGCCTTCGGCCGCCGGGCACGCTTCGTGCCCGGAATTTCCGAGCCCGACCCCCATTGGGTCGCCGCCTTGGGTTCGGAGAAATTCTTTCGGCGGGAAATGAAATCCTTCAACCAGGTCCGCCCCCTCTACCTGCGTCCCTCCTACGCCGAGGAAGCCGCCGCCAAGGCGCGCTGA
- the tsaE gene encoding tRNA (adenosine(37)-N6)-threonylcarbamoyltransferase complex ATPase subunit type 1 TsaE → MLKKSPEWSRETHSAEESLALARELGRHLRAGDWIALMGDLGSGKTVFARGLAEGLNIEDVPTSPTFAIVQTHRPRKNHGSATLRHVDLYRLSPAEVPGLEWEELHDDTGVTVVEWAEKAKFLWPAQCLPVRLSHKGADRRQIEFYVCGPRSGEIVKRLKGKK, encoded by the coding sequence ATTCTTAAGAAATCCCCGGAGTGGTCGCGCGAGACCCATTCCGCCGAAGAAAGCCTGGCGCTCGCCCGCGAGTTGGGGCGGCATTTGCGGGCCGGCGATTGGATCGCGCTCATGGGCGATTTGGGGTCCGGCAAAACGGTGTTCGCCCGGGGGTTGGCCGAAGGGCTCAACATCGAGGACGTTCCCACGAGTCCCACCTTTGCCATCGTTCAGACGCACCGCCCCCGGAAAAACCACGGGTCGGCGACGCTTCGCCACGTGGATCTTTACCGGCTCTCCCCGGCCGAAGTGCCGGGCCTCGAATGGGAAGAGCTTCACGACGACACGGGCGTCACGGTGGTGGAGTGGGCCGAGAAAGCCAAATTCCTTTGGCCGGCCCAGTGCCTGCCCGTGCGCTTGTCCCACAAGGGCGCGGACCGTCGTCAAATCGAATTTTACGTCTGCGGACCCCGGTCGGGCGAAATCGTCAAGCGGTTGAAAGGAAAAAAATGA
- the rimI gene encoding ribosomal protein S18-alanine N-acetyltransferase, with protein MAVAALSLPVTDPLAEGRWVPWTDAPPGDLAALESQSSPSPWSLRQIEEELSAPRSRGLAYLSADGRVRAFGVYWWIPPEAQLANLVVDPALRGRGLGRALLERLIARAVAEGGRLATLEVRLSNVPALALYRRLGFRETGRRPRFYEGTETAVLMEKNLDPR; from the coding sequence TTGGCGGTCGCCGCCTTGTCTCTCCCGGTGACGGACCCGCTCGCCGAGGGCCGTTGGGTCCCCTGGACCGACGCGCCGCCGGGCGACTTGGCCGCCCTCGAATCTCAAAGTTCCCCGTCCCCCTGGTCTCTCCGGCAAATCGAAGAAGAACTTTCCGCGCCCCGGTCGCGGGGACTCGCCTATCTCTCGGCCGACGGCCGGGTCCGGGCCTTCGGCGTCTATTGGTGGATCCCTCCGGAAGCCCAACTGGCCAATCTGGTGGTCGACCCCGCGCTGCGCGGACGGGGGCTCGGCCGGGCGCTCCTGGAGCGGTTGATCGCCCGGGCCGTCGCCGAGGGCGGCCGCCTGGCCACCCTCGAAGTGCGTCTGTCCAACGTCCCCGCCCTGGCGCTGTATCGTCGATTGGGATTTCGGGAAACCGGACGGCGGCCCCGTTTCTACGAGGGAACCGAAACCGCCGTCCTGATGGAGAAAAACCTTGACCCCCGCTGA
- the ispE gene encoding 4-(cytidine 5'-diphospho)-2-C-methyl-D-erythritol kinase, with amino-acid sequence MPSSRTGAAAPRAFPAPAKINLFLEIFRRRSDGYHTLSTLFQEISLADTLRARPDPSGGPRLFCSFPGLTATDDNLVVRAARAFAAEDPKAVPLRFDLAKKIPLGAGLGGGSSDAAAALKAQWFFTRGDRPFPEKRFRLPARRLGADVPFFLRGGLAEGRGVGEKLEFLMPRRPAVRHFVLVYPRVFSSTPDAYRALRFPLTKRRSGLKLKRALIDGAPARLWAPELFNRLEEAVLPRLPAVAKARRALEQSGCLAARMSGSGSSVFGVVETPAQGRAVLRRLSREPWDLWLVRSADRRAP; translated from the coding sequence ATGCCGTCTTCCCGAACAGGGGCCGCGGCCCCCCGCGCCTTCCCCGCCCCGGCCAAGATCAACCTGTTTCTCGAAATTTTTCGCCGCCGCTCCGACGGCTACCACACCCTCTCGACGTTGTTTCAGGAAATTTCGCTGGCGGACACCCTGCGGGCGCGGCCGGATCCGTCCGGGGGACCCCGACTGTTCTGTTCCTTCCCGGGGTTGACGGCGACCGACGACAATTTGGTGGTCCGCGCCGCCCGGGCCTTCGCGGCGGAGGACCCGAAGGCCGTTCCGCTCCGGTTCGACCTGGCGAAGAAAATCCCGCTCGGGGCGGGGCTGGGCGGGGGTTCCAGCGACGCGGCGGCGGCCCTCAAAGCCCAATGGTTTTTTACCCGGGGCGACCGCCCCTTTCCCGAAAAGCGTTTCCGACTCCCGGCCCGGCGGTTGGGCGCGGACGTTCCTTTTTTTCTACGGGGGGGCCTGGCCGAGGGCCGAGGGGTCGGGGAGAAATTGGAATTTTTAATGCCTCGCCGGCCGGCGGTCCGGCATTTCGTTCTCGTGTACCCCCGGGTGTTTTCCTCGACCCCCGACGCCTACCGGGCCCTTCGATTTCCGTTGACAAAGCGGCGTTCGGGGCTTAAACTAAAAAGAGCCCTGATCGACGGAGCGCCGGCGCGCCTTTGGGCGCCGGAACTTTTCAATCGGCTCGAAGAAGCGGTGCTCCCTCGGCTGCCCGCGGTGGCGAAAGCCCGGCGGGCGCTCGAACAATCGGGTTGTTTGGCCGCCCGGATGTCGGGGTCCGGCTCCTCCGTTTTCGGCGTCGTGGAGACGCCCGCCCAAGGCCGGGCGGTGCTCCGGCGCCTGTCCCGCGAACCCTGGGACCTTTGGCTGGTCCGGTCCGCGGACCGGCGCGCACCGTGA
- a CDS encoding PorV/PorQ family protein, which translates to MKNRSAALLAGVIALAGPLRAGGFSSSAKGTSAADFLKIGVGARPLALGEAYTALADDALALSWNPAGLSRTPHLSVVLAHTAYLESINFEHAAVALKLPLGLAVGGALQFQTVGDVTGRDSAGAATGGLSPKDMAFALGAAQSLGVVSVGLAGRFVKSELADAANTVAFDAGVLTGPMLGDRVRLGATAANLGGKLKFDDASNPLPVTYRAGGAVRLSPAFLVSADAILRRDNKPVAAGGLEWNLPATSGWTFAVRGGYNTRTAGDVGGLTGLSAGLGFGFKTLQIDYALVPLGDLGLTHRLSLSYRL; encoded by the coding sequence ATGAAAAATCGATCGGCGGCGTTGTTGGCGGGCGTGATCGCCCTCGCCGGACCCCTTCGGGCGGGCGGGTTTTCGTCCTCGGCCAAAGGGACCTCGGCGGCGGATTTCCTGAAGATCGGCGTGGGCGCCCGGCCCCTGGCCCTCGGCGAAGCCTACACGGCCCTGGCCGACGACGCCCTGGCCCTTTCCTGGAACCCGGCGGGACTCTCGCGCACGCCCCACCTGTCGGTGGTCTTGGCCCACACGGCTTATCTGGAGTCCATTAATTTCGAACACGCGGCCGTGGCCCTCAAACTCCCGCTCGGTTTGGCCGTCGGCGGCGCCCTACAATTTCAAACCGTGGGCGACGTGACCGGCCGCGACAGCGCGGGCGCGGCCACGGGCGGATTATCGCCCAAGGACATGGCCTTCGCCTTGGGCGCCGCCCAGAGCCTGGGCGTGGTGTCGGTGGGCCTCGCCGGGCGGTTCGTGAAAAGCGAACTGGCCGACGCCGCCAACACGGTGGCCTTCGACGCCGGCGTCCTGACCGGGCCGATGTTGGGCGACCGGGTGCGCCTGGGCGCCACGGCGGCGAACCTGGGCGGCAAACTCAAATTCGACGACGCGTCCAACCCGCTCCCCGTGACCTACCGGGCGGGGGGGGCGGTTCGCTTGTCGCCCGCTTTCTTGGTGTCGGCCGACGCCATCCTCCGACGGGACAACAAACCCGTCGCGGCGGGCGGCCTGGAGTGGAACCTTCCCGCCACGAGCGGCTGGACCTTCGCGGTGCGGGGCGGCTACAACACCCGGACCGCGGGCGACGTGGGCGGTCTGACGGGCCTCTCCGCCGGTCTGGGGTTCGGCTTTAAAACCCTGCAAATCGATTACGCCCTGGTCCCTCTCGGGGATTTGGGCCTCACCCACCGCCTCTCCCTGTCCTACCGCCTTTAA
- a CDS encoding tetratricopeptide repeat protein — translation MTPADRTSRRILAVAAAALLGAATAAASPWDGYRLFLRGLLEERAGRPAVAAEMYENVLKRDPEAAAVRAALVEASLAAGRWDLAVQTARALADGFPENAEYQILLGRTFLAAGQSDKAQTAFDRALKLDPANVDALGWATSQTRLTDPAVAAGALEKFLKESGDGEVADAVRDRLAKLLEHEGNAAGAERHWKKILESDPGNVDALLGLAGLYDVRGDTAAAIAGYEEYAVRVADNPEVNARLGQLYFQAGDMSRARPAFDRAAVSAPRDPVVNFWRALVAQEQERWADAVQHMALAARAAPQTGVLLRLASYYQRLGRPRDTVKTLARLQKAHPENPDFMQYLGQAQEDNGQIRKAIGWYERALKIDPRRADVQFRLAMNWDRLHRFDKAAPALRNAIAADPRHHLALNYLGYSLAERGESLPEALDLIQRAVALAPDNPAYRDSLGWVYFRLGRLEEAETALAASVHPADDPAVWQHYGDVLEARGKKDESMRAWQEGLLLDPNHKELLKRLGDEGRIKNVAPRTAARTLLKRVEGNFRQLRGLSGFVEVDGRWRGRGVAGRGVWHYARPGRFRLEILGPLFAPAAVMVHTSSGTQWLPPEIGDPAVDEWLTLLNRVLSGEWTAGFDAPSVSARQDGDDVVYESPVGAMVLRGREKTLAEARWGAADGPLRIRFENTVEKEGLRVPTLIRLNSDAGSLTLTFTQIMVNPPAAGDLFSLPAQP, via the coding sequence TTGACCCCCGCTGACCGAACCTCTCGCCGGATTCTCGCCGTGGCCGCCGCGGCGCTGCTCGGTGCCGCGACCGCCGCGGCTTCGCCCTGGGACGGATACCGGTTGTTCCTTCGGGGGCTGTTGGAGGAACGGGCGGGCCGGCCCGCCGTTGCGGCGGAAATGTATGAAAACGTTTTAAAGCGCGACCCGGAGGCGGCGGCGGTGCGCGCGGCCCTGGTCGAAGCCAGCCTGGCCGCCGGGCGCTGGGACCTCGCGGTCCAAACGGCCCGGGCCCTGGCCGATGGTTTTCCGGAAAACGCCGAATACCAAATTCTGCTGGGCCGCACCTTTTTGGCCGCCGGGCAATCGGACAAGGCCCAAACGGCCTTTGACCGGGCGTTGAAGCTGGACCCCGCCAACGTGGACGCGCTCGGGTGGGCCACCAGTCAGACGCGGCTGACGGACCCCGCCGTGGCCGCCGGCGCCCTGGAGAAGTTCCTCAAAGAAAGCGGGGACGGGGAAGTGGCCGACGCGGTGCGGGACCGGCTGGCCAAGTTGTTGGAGCACGAAGGGAACGCCGCCGGGGCCGAACGCCACTGGAAAAAAATATTGGAATCGGATCCCGGGAACGTCGACGCCCTTCTGGGGCTCGCGGGACTTTACGACGTTCGGGGCGACACGGCCGCCGCCATCGCGGGCTACGAGGAATACGCCGTCCGCGTCGCCGACAATCCCGAAGTGAACGCCCGGTTGGGCCAGCTTTATTTCCAGGCCGGGGACATGTCCCGGGCCCGGCCGGCCTTCGACCGGGCCGCGGTTTCCGCGCCCCGGGACCCGGTCGTTAATTTTTGGCGCGCCCTCGTGGCCCAGGAGCAGGAGCGCTGGGCGGACGCGGTTCAACACATGGCTCTGGCGGCCCGGGCCGCTCCCCAGACCGGGGTGTTGCTCCGATTGGCGTCCTATTACCAGCGCTTGGGCCGCCCCCGGGACACGGTCAAAACCCTGGCCCGTCTTCAAAAGGCCCATCCGGAAAACCCCGATTTCATGCAGTATCTGGGGCAAGCCCAGGAAGACAACGGCCAAATTCGAAAAGCGATCGGCTGGTATGAGCGGGCGTTGAAAATCGACCCGCGCCGCGCCGACGTTCAATTCCGTCTGGCCATGAATTGGGACCGCCTCCACCGCTTTGACAAGGCCGCTCCCGCCCTTCGGAACGCCATCGCCGCGGACCCCCGGCACCATCTGGCGTTGAATTATTTGGGCTACAGCTTGGCCGAGCGGGGGGAAAGCCTTCCGGAAGCGCTGGATCTTATTCAACGGGCCGTGGCCCTGGCGCCCGACAATCCCGCCTACCGGGACTCCTTGGGCTGGGTGTATTTTCGGTTGGGGCGTTTGGAAGAAGCGGAAACGGCCCTGGCCGCCAGCGTGCATCCCGCCGATGACCCGGCCGTTTGGCAGCATTACGGCGACGTGTTGGAGGCCCGGGGCAAAAAGGACGAATCCATGCGGGCCTGGCAGGAAGGCTTGTTGCTCGACCCCAACCACAAAGAATTACTGAAGCGCTTGGGCGACGAAGGCCGGATCAAAAACGTGGCCCCCCGGACGGCCGCGCGCACGTTGTTGAAGCGGGTCGAAGGCAATTTCCGCCAGTTGCGCGGGTTGTCCGGGTTTGTCGAAGTGGACGGACGGTGGCGGGGGCGCGGCGTCGCGGGTCGCGGGGTGTGGCACTACGCCCGGCCCGGCCGCTTCCGGCTGGAAATCCTGGGACCGCTCTTCGCCCCGGCGGCGGTAATGGTCCACACGTCGTCCGGCACCCAATGGCTTCCGCCGGAGATCGGCGACCCCGCCGTGGACGAATGGCTGACCCTGTTGAATCGGGTTCTTTCGGGCGAATGGACCGCCGGGTTTGACGCCCCGTCCGTCTCCGCCCGCCAGGACGGCGACGACGTGGTCTACGAATCCCCCGTCGGAGCGATGGTCCTGCGCGGACGGGAGAAAACGCTCGCGGAGGCCCGGTGGGGCGCGGCCGATGGCCCGCTCCGAATCCGTTTTGAAAACACCGTCGAAAAAGAAGGCCTCCGGGTGCCGACCCTGATTCGTTTGAATTCCGACGCGGGGTCCCTGACCCTCACTTTTACCCAAATCATGGTCAATCCGCCGGCCGCCGGCGACCTTTTTTCCCTGCCCGCCCAACCGTGA
- the thiL gene encoding thiamine-phosphate kinase, whose product MSPAAKRPGPNTLGRWGEWKWLSSLLPGLSRGLSRRVVLGPGDDAALLTIGGETWAVTTDMLVEGVHFRTAWTSGADLGHKALAVNLSDLAAMGDVEPGFGVVAAGFPPKTPVSFLKGFYRGFAALARRTGFDLVGGDTVRADRITVSVTVLGKVRPGNRVFRRDACRPGDVLMVTGTLGDADAGLAVAETRRAPRSADERFLLKRFRRPEARLDAARRLARAGVRAGLDSSDGLWRSVQILCERSGVGAAVDVERLPLSPAFRRWAGPGAFRRALTGGEDYELVVGASPPVAGRLERLGWATAVGKILPRASGVGLFKGKEKREAPAGFEHFDS is encoded by the coding sequence TTGAGTCCCGCGGCGAAGCGCCCCGGGCCGAACACCCTCGGGCGCTGGGGGGAATGGAAGTGGCTCTCGTCGCTTTTGCCGGGGCTGTCCCGGGGATTGTCCCGGCGGGTGGTTCTGGGGCCCGGCGACGACGCCGCCCTGTTGACGATCGGCGGCGAAACCTGGGCCGTGACCACCGATATGCTGGTGGAAGGCGTGCATTTTCGAACGGCCTGGACGTCGGGCGCGGATTTGGGCCACAAGGCCCTCGCCGTCAATCTGTCGGATTTGGCCGCCATGGGCGACGTGGAGCCCGGTTTCGGCGTGGTGGCGGCGGGATTTCCGCCGAAAACGCCGGTCTCTTTTTTGAAGGGGTTTTACCGGGGCTTCGCCGCCCTGGCCCGGCGAACGGGGTTCGACTTGGTGGGCGGCGACACGGTGCGGGCCGACCGGATCACGGTGTCGGTCACGGTGTTGGGCAAAGTCCGCCCCGGAAACCGGGTGTTCCGCCGGGACGCCTGCCGCCCGGGCGACGTCTTGATGGTCACGGGCACTCTGGGGGACGCGGACGCGGGGCTCGCCGTGGCCGAAACCCGGCGGGCGCCCCGAAGCGCCGACGAGCGGTTCTTGTTGAAACGGTTTCGGCGGCCGGAGGCGCGGCTGGACGCGGCGCGCCGGCTGGCCCGGGCGGGCGTTCGAGCGGGCCTCGACAGCTCCGACGGATTGTGGCGGTCGGTTCAAATACTTTGCGAACGTTCCGGGGTGGGCGCGGCGGTGGACGTCGAGCGTTTGCCGCTCTCGCCCGCGTTCCGGCGATGGGCCGGGCCCGGAGCGTTCCGCCGGGCCTTGACGGGCGGCGAGGATTACGAGTTGGTCGTCGGCGCTTCGCCGCCGGTGGCCGGACGTCTCGAGCGATTGGGTTGGGCGACCGCGGTGGGGAAAATTCTGCCCCGCGCGTCGGGCGTCGGGTTGTTCAAAGGCAAAGAAAAACGGGAGGCTCCCGCTGGCTTCGAACACTTTGATTCTTAA